CCGAGCTCGACGGGCAAGAGCGGGCGGTCATCTCATTGGCCGGCGTCGAGTTGCCGCACACGATTCTCAAGGGGAGCGGCCGGGTACCGTCGAAAGAACGAACCAGGCCGGCCATCTTGCAAGAAGAGGTGGTAGAGACGGAGGTTTCCCGTCGGTGGGAGGAGCGCGACCGCATCTGGCGAGCGTATCGATCGGAAGCGCCGATTGTCTCGCCTTCCGACTTTGTCCGCAAGCCGCTGCAGCTCTCCACAGCGAATGCAAGGACAGTGAAGCCTGGGCTGGCAGGGAAGACTCTCGGGACCATGGTGCATCGATTGCTTCAGCATTGGGATTTCGCTGCGGAGGTGGAGTCACAACTGGCGGCCATGAATGTGACGGCTCTTGGGCCGGATGATCAGGTCCAGCAATCCGTGATGGAGGAGATTGGCCAAATCGTTCGTTCGTTTGCTCAGTCAGCACCCTACGATCGATTGCGGCGGGCGACAGTGATCGGCCGGGAGGTTCCGTTCCTGATGCCGTGGAACGAAGGCCGGCAGATCCTCGAAGGGGTCATCGATCTCTTGTATCGCCTCGACGGGAAGCTCTGGATTGCGGACTACAAGACCGATAGGGTCCCGCCCGATCAGATCGCGGCGAGGGCCGAGGCTTATTGTGAACAGGCACGGTTGTATCGGGAAGCGGTCGCACGCTCACTGGGAGAGCCGGTGGCAGGTTTTGAATTTATTTTCCTCCGGCAAGGAGTCTCGATCGCGGTCTAAGTGAAAGGAGGGGAGATGCGGCGCATACTTTTGGCAGCGGTGACGATCATTACCTGTATCGGTTGTGCTGGGCCACGCAAGGCGGAGGTGCGGCCACTCCATGCACCGGCTGGTACGAGTGCGGCAGTGAGTCAGCAGTTGGAGCAGGGAAATCGATTATTGGCGCAGGAGGACTGGGCGGGGGCCAGGCAGGTCTATCTGGACACGATCCAGGCCGACCAATCGTTGGCGGAGGCTCATTACAATCTGGCCTTAACGTTGGAAAAATTGGGCGAGAAGGCCGAAGCCAGGAAACACTATGTCGCTGCGGCGAACTTGGCTCCCGGCAACAAGGTCATCTGGGACGCTCCACCCCTGCGGAAATACGACAGCGAGCTTGGGTTGAACAAGAAGTCCTGGATGGACGCCAATCCAAAGTAGTCTCCGGCTTGGGTAGGGATGCGTCACCCTAGAGCGGGGCTGCGGAGCCGGAATCGGTCTGAAGCGGCCGCTTGCGCTGGGATGCGATAGCCAGGATGACCGCACCCGCGACGATCATCGGAATGCTCAGCAGTTGTCCCATCGAGATCGAACCGACGAGAAAACCGATCTGTGCGTCTGGTTCGCGAAAAAACTCCACCACGATTCGGCAGACTCCGTAGCCCATCAGGAACGCCCCAAACACGGTTCCCGACGGGGGAAGCCGGCGGGTGATCCACCACAACACCGTAAACAGCAAGAGCCCTTCGAGGAAGGCTTCGTACAGCTGGGAAGGGTGTCGGCACACCATCCCGCCTGCGGGGAAGACCATGCACCAGTCCACGTCCGTGGGGCGACCGTATAGCTCACCGTTGATGAAGTTGCCGATTCGCCCCAGCCCAAGACCGACCGGGGTCACACCGGCGGCAAGATCAGCCACGGTCAGCACCGTCATGCCCTGGCGTTTGGCGAATAAGATCAATGCGACGATCGTCCCGATCAATCCGCCGTGGAACGACATGCCGCCTTCCCATACGGCCAGGATCTTGAGGGGATTCTCCAGATAATAGGAGAGGTTATAAAAGAGCACATATCCTAATCGCCCGCCGGCGAACACTCCGACCGCTGCGTACACGATCATGTCGTAGACGTGATCCTTATCGAGCGGTAATCGTTGTGCCTTGGCTCGCGCCCCAATGATGAAATAGGCCAGCGTGAGTCCAATCAGATACATCAGGCCGTACCAGCGGAACTGCAGTGGGCCCAAACGCAAAAACACGGGGTCGATGTCGGGATAGGGAATGGCGTGCAACCAAGGCAGCATAGAAGGACTCCACATAGTTTCGCGATCTTATGTGAGCGTGATCGACATTGCAAGGCACGCCGCGAACCCGCGCCGGACAAGGCCTGAGCCGTGGGCATGAGTTTTCCTTAGGCGTACCTGTCGCTTTTCTGAAACGGTTGTCTCCTCTCGATGTCCACAAAACAGCACCCTTTATGAGGCGCCTTTAACCTGTCCTTACCGAATCCTGCAAATCCGGCTCAAAACTTCCGTGACCATGGTCTGGCACAATTGATGCTGTCTATAACGATAGCTACTCGCCGAGTCAGTGAACCATCAACCTTGTTGTATGAGAGGGAGGAAGTCACGATGTCTACCAAGGGGCGTGAAGCAGCCAAGATTGCAGCAATCATCGGTGGCGGGGCGGTGGTGGGCGCGGCGTTGGGTGTACTGTTGGCGCCGAAGTCCGGTGCGGAGACGCGGCGCGATGTCGCCCGATATGCCAAGAAAGCGCAGCTTCAGGCAACCCGCTTCAGCCGTTCCGTTAAGACCGGCGTGTCCACCATGGTGGAACGTAGTAAAGCTCTGGTGAAGAGAGACGATCACAAAGAAGCCGCTTAGCGGCAGGTGAGAAGGGGAGCCGGCCGGATACAATGTCTAGCACTGGTCTGTCCTCGTAGCGGACAGGCCGGTGCATAGCCATGAAGATCTTGATCCTGCGGCTTGACCCTCCGATACCCGGGTGTTAGATTTCGCCGCGACGCATTGTCCTCTGCGGGAGTGGTGGAATCGGCAGACACCCAGGACTTAAAATCCTGTGTCATACCAATGGCGTGCGGGTTCAAGTCCCGCCTCCCGCACCACAATGCCTGCGTCAAAGGATCTTCCTGCCCCCACGATCGTTTCCCATTGACGCCGCTTCCTCCTTCTCACAGAATCCATTTCGGCGGCTGATTTCAGCAAGGGGCGTGGCAGGGCTGCTCGGCCGAATGAGCCTGCAGGGGATGATCCGATGGAGCGCTTGTGGGCGAGAAGGGAGGCGGGAATTGTGAGGCGCACAGAGGTGCGCCCCGCTCGGTTGGCGTTAGAGCCCCCGCACCGACCGGATCGGCTTCATGTAGTTTTGATCCTCGGTTCCCAAATCTTCATGACAGATGCGCGAATCCGTCGACGCTTTCACCTTGTCGATGATGTTGTGTGACTGCAGCGCCTGCTTGAGGGTATCCGGGGTGGGATAGCTGTCCATGATCACGGCGGGGCAAACAATCAGGGTTCGTTCGACGACCTGGTTGAGAATGACTTTGAATTTGGTGTCGGCCAATGGGTCTCTTCTTGGCACCACCGCCTCAACGATGTAGGGAGACTGAAATTCCGTCTCGAGAAACTCCTTAATGATCTGGACTTTCCGTCGTGCGTAGTCGTCTGTCACGATGCGTGTTCCTTTCAGGCTTCGCGTTTGCCCTGGGGGCAAACCAGGGGATGTCTCTCTGGGTTCAGTTTTTGCTCAATCAGATACATGCGTCATCACATGCCGATCTTAAGAGATACGCATGGCAAAATCCAAGACTGTTTGGCGGCGGTGTTCCCTGAATGCCCTCAGCCACCGCTATGTGCCGGATAGATTCGCGGCCATTCAGCGTTCTATGGGCGATCGCACAACGCGTCTTCTCACGCCTGGATGGACGATCCGCTTTCTCTGTGTGCTCAACAGGTTAGGCCACGACCCCGCCTATGGTCGGGAGGCATGGCCTCAGCGGGAGATGATCTGCTCACGCGCCGAGGTGTCTGGTGAGGTCTGATATACTTGCCATAGTTAACCATGGCGCTGTAGCCGTGATGGACAGGTGGGGGAGATCCAAACATGGTACGACGCGCCGCAGAGGTGTCTGTGCAGCAGGATGAAGGCTCAGGAGGCGGCAGCAAGCCGATCGGACCGGCTTGCACATCGGGCCATCCTCCCCTGGCCTCCTCTTCAGACGGCCGCCAGCTCTTGCGCTGTCCTGTCAAACAATGTGACGGGTTGCTCACGGTCAGTGAGAGAGACTACCACTTCCGCACAGGACTCGAGACTTGGGTCTGCAGTGTGTGCGGGCATCGGGGGTATCGCTCACGGGAGGGAGTCATTCCCTTGTTCCGCGGGGGCCATGAGTTCAAATTCAGTTACGGACCGTCCACGCATACGATCACGGTGGTACTCAGTTCCGCATCCGTCAACTTGTGGGGCACACACGGTGTGAATGAGGAACAGCTGGCGAAGATGGCGGCCGAGTGGGCGCTGTTGTGCGGGAATATCAAAAAGCCGGTTCATCTCGGACTTCCCTCCGAAGAGTTTGCCGAGTTCTATATCTACTTTTGCGGTACCTGACGGGCTTTCGGCTCTCGTGCAGGCACTGTGAGTGTCAGGCTACCGTTCCTCCCGGTTGGCTTCTTTTCACTCTCAGGCATTTTCTGCGGCTCTCCCTCGCAGGACGGTCACCATTTTCCCAACCAGTTTCGACACCCGGCATAATAGGATGCAATCGCGATAGCGAGGACGAACAGTGTCTGCATGACGTGCTGCACGAGCACGCTCGGGTCGATCGTCCGGGTGACGAAGAGAATGCCGGAGGCCACCAGGGTGACGACGAAGGTGGTGCGCTTCGGACAGAGACTGCCATCGCGCTTGCTCTGCATGGCCAGCATGATCCACACACAGGCCCAGCCGATGGCACCTACGACCAGGGCTGCGGCCAGGTCCGTCAGGCCAACCATCAGGCTGCTGAGACCCAGTTCCATCTTGGGGCGTCGCGGCAGTTCGATGCGGATGCGATACAACTCTCCAACTGAAAGCGCCAGCCAGATCAGGAGGATTCCAAGCACGAAACTGCCGCGACCCATTTCGTCGGAAAACATCCGCTTCTTAGGGGTGGCATCGCCGACGGATTTGAGCGGGAAGCCTTGAAAGTGCGGAGTGAAATCGTACCCGCATTCGCAATACTGTGCGGCATGGGGATTCGCCAGCAGGCAGCGCGGACATTCCAGCGGGATAGGTGCACTCATTTTGCCACGACACTCATGGTAGAATCGCGCGCTCAGTTCTTGATCATGGTTTTCAGGAGGGCCCTATGCCTGGTTCACCGCGCCCGTTGCGTTTCGCGTCTCTCGGCGCGCTCTTCGCCGCCACATCCGTTGCCGCCGGGGCATTCGGGGCGCATGCGCTCAAGTCGATTCTCGATCCGTCGATGTTGGCCGTCTATGAAACGGCGGCACGGTATCAAATGTATCATGCTCTCGGCTTGTTTGTCGTAGCCTGGGTCTGGCGAGAAACGGAACATCCGTTGGCGATCAAGGCCGGCTGGTTGTTGTGCACCGGCATTGTCTTGTTCAGTGGAAGCTTGTATCTCGTCGCACTGGCCGGGATCAAGTGGATGGGGGCGTTGACTCCGTTGGGCGGGGTCTCGTTTATCAGCGGATGGATCTGCGTTGCGCTTACCGCCTGGCGAGCCGGTCGCGATCAGTGATGCTGACGTCGTGGTGATACCGGTGCCTTTCCTGCTCCGTCGTTGAAGCAACTCGCCGTACGTTTCCCGGTGATCGATCCCCATCCCCCCGCCGTATTGACGAACGTGCCTTCCAATCGCTGTCCCTCCGCCGAAAAGAGCAGACTGTCTTCCTGTACTCCGGCTCGGGTTTCCCATCGCAGATAAACGCTGTCGCCGAGGACCGTAATTTCCGCGGGACTGTTCGAGGACACCGCTCCCGGAGGCGCAAAGATCACGGAGGTTTTCTCTTCACGATGATTTTGATGATTGTGAATCGACCATTGCCAGGTGCCGCAGAGTCGTGTGAGGCCGCGTTGTTGTCGGACCTGATCCTTCCAATTGTAGATGCGAAACCATTCGCGATGCGCGGTTTCGATCGCCCAGGTCTCGATGCGGGCTGCGGCTCCGCCGAGTTGGGCGGCCGTGTCTTCAGTCAGTGGCTCGTTGATGAGTGTCGGGATTGGTCGGAGTGATGATTCAAGCGGGGTGCCTTCGGTGAGCCACGCCATCTGAGCGTCGACCTGGTGTTGGAGTGCCTGTCGTTGCTCGCTCCCGGAGGTCGGCCCCAGATCTTTGGTTGCGTACGCCAATTGCCAGGCGGCGAGCGCACGAACCAGATCATTGGCCGAACGTGTGAGATCCGTAATCAGCAATTCCCGGCTCATCGTCGGGGTGAGCCCCTTGGCCCCGACGGTCATGGCTGCGTCCTGCAACCCCAACTGCGGGCCGATGGCCGTCTTGAACAATCCGAGTGTCTCGCCCTGTGCGGGCAGCGCCGCCAATTGAGCGGCATTGGCTTTCGCCACCTCATGGAATGCCGGCAGGCGGTTCGTCAGTGTCGGCTGAGTTGGTGGTGGTGTCGGCTCTTCAGCTTGGGCGGCGACTGGAGCAGAGAACAGGGTGGTCAGCGCGCAGGCGAGAAGCAGGCTACACACGGCATGATTCGGCATGACTGAGGGGGCTTTCTCCATTGGACGGTGCGAGTGGCGTAGTGGCGGTTAGGCTCCCTGGAACGAGGTTTTGAGGAATGCCACAGTGGCGTCCCAGGCTTGCGCGGTGGCGTCGGCATTGTAGCCTCCCTGCCTGGTTTCGTCGCAGAACGCATGGGTGGTACCGGCGTAGGTCTTGATCTCGATGCGTTTCCCTTGACCCGCGGCCGCGCGGAGAAGATCCACGTCCTGCTGGGTCGCCCACGTATCCTGTTCAGCTTGGTGATACAGCAGCGGGCTCATCATGTTGGTCAGTTGGTCGGGCGCCGTCACCTTCCCATAGTACGCCACGGCTGCGCGCAGGCGCTTGCGTTGGCAGGCGAACTGGATGGCCAGGGATGCGCCAAGGCCGAACCCAACGACGGCGTGAACGTTCCGTTTGATGCGTTCGGTCGTATTGAGGTATTCGCAACAGGTGTTGATGTCCTGCAGGAGGAGCTTGTCGTTGCATTTGGCCGCTAAGGCCTCCGCCACTTCGGCATTGGCCGTGACCATGCCTCCGAGCCGGCCGTATAACTTCGGAATGATGACGCCATACCCTTCGCAGGCCAAGCGAGCCCCCAGGGCCGTGATCTGAGAGTTCAGTCCCCACCAGTCGTGCAGGAGAACGATTCCGGGGTAGGAAACCTTATCTTGCGGCCAGAACTGAATACACTCGACGTGGACGTCTTTGCTTACCCGCGTGCGGATGTATGGATCAACCATTGCATCCGTCGGCGTCGGAATCGCCATTCCGCTCGGGAAGCGAGCCGTACCAGTTCCGATTTGATCCAGCGAAAAGGGGGCGGTCTGCGTCGTCATGGGTAATACGGTCCTTTCTCGTGTGATCGCGCGTCCGACGATGGTCGTTCGGTACTATAGGGAGCGGATTTGGGCAATGTCAATCGAGGCGGGAAGCGGTGACGGGCCGCCTTGACCGCTGATGGCGAGGTCGGTAGAGTGCGCGGCAACCATGTCACCGGATGTACGTTCTCCGCTCGGAATCGGGCTGATCGGGCTCGGCCATCATGGCACCCGCTATGCCAAACACCTCGTTCAGGATCTGCCTGACACACGTCTGGTCGCTGTCTGCCGGCGTCGTACTGGAGTGGGGAGCGGGCTGGCCGTTGCTCCTGCGGTGCCCTGTTACGCTGACTATCATGACTTGATTGCCGATCCCTTGGTGGAGGCCGTCGTAGTGGTGACCCCTCCGGCACTGAATCGAGAGATTTGTGTCGCGGTCGCCCGGGCAAAGAAGGCCTTGCTCGTGGAAAAACCGTTGGCGACGACGGCGGACGACGCGCGAGTGATCGCGCAGGCGGCGCGTGCCTGCGGACAGGTCATGATGACGGCCCAGACGTTGCGATTCGATGCCGCGGTGCAGACCTTGCGCCAGCGGCAGGCTCAGGTCGGCCTGCCTCAATACCTCAGCCTGGCCAGCCGCATGGAACCACACGGCATGAGCGAAGAGGCCCGTGGGTTCGGCGGTCGAGGTTGTTTGCTCGAGACGGGGATCCATTTGCTTGACCTGGTGCGGCTGCTGACGGGAGAGAACATCCACACCGTCTCGTGTGAGATGGACGTGGTTCCTCCGGATGGAGCGGAGCGGAGGGTGCTCGGGCGCCTGACTACGGAGCGGGGCCTGCGTTGCCTATTGGATGTGTCGCGCGTGACGTCAGGACGGGTTGGGCGAATCGAACTCGTCGGCGCCGAGGGGCAGCTTTCGGCCGACTGGTGCGGGCAGCGAGTCACTCAGGTCTCATCCCGGCACGGTGCCGGAGACTGGCCGACCAGGATGGAGCCGACGGTGTTGAGCACGTTACAGGCCTTCGTGCGTGCCATCCGCGACGGCCTACCGCCTCCGGTGTCGATCGAAGACGGCAAGCGTGCGGTTGAAATTGCCGAAGCCTGTTATGCGTCGGCCCGCCAGGGTGGACAGG
This is a stretch of genomic DNA from Nitrospira sp.. It encodes these proteins:
- a CDS encoding tetratricopeptide repeat protein; its protein translation is MRRILLAAVTIITCIGCAGPRKAEVRPLHAPAGTSAAVSQQLEQGNRLLAQEDWAGARQVYLDTIQADQSLAEAHYNLALTLEKLGEKAEARKHYVAAANLAPGNKVIWDAPPLRKYDSELGLNKKSWMDANPK
- a CDS encoding prolipoprotein diacylglyceryl transferase, with amino-acid sequence MLPWLHAIPYPDIDPVFLRLGPLQFRWYGLMYLIGLTLAYFIIGARAKAQRLPLDKDHVYDMIVYAAVGVFAGGRLGYVLFYNLSYYLENPLKILAVWEGGMSFHGGLIGTIVALILFAKRQGMTVLTVADLAAGVTPVGLGLGRIGNFINGELYGRPTDVDWCMVFPAGGMVCRHPSQLYEAFLEGLLLFTVLWWITRRLPPSGTVFGAFLMGYGVCRIVVEFFREPDAQIGFLVGSISMGQLLSIPMIVAGAVILAIASQRKRPLQTDSGSAAPL
- a CDS encoding YtxH domain-containing protein, which translates into the protein MSTKGREAAKIAAIIGGGAVVGAALGVLLAPKSGAETRRDVARYAKKAQLQATRFSRSVKTGVSTMVERSKALVKRDDHKEAA
- a CDS encoding DUF423 domain-containing protein, encoding MPGSPRPLRFASLGALFAATSVAAGAFGAHALKSILDPSMLAVYETAARYQMYHALGLFVVAWVWRETEHPLAIKAGWLLCTGIVLFSGSLYLVALAGIKWMGALTPLGGVSFISGWICVALTAWRAGRDQ
- a CDS encoding dienelactone hydrolase family protein; amino-acid sequence: MTTQTAPFSLDQIGTGTARFPSGMAIPTPTDAMVDPYIRTRVSKDVHVECIQFWPQDKVSYPGIVLLHDWWGLNSQITALGARLACEGYGVIIPKLYGRLGGMVTANAEVAEALAAKCNDKLLLQDINTCCEYLNTTERIKRNVHAVVGFGLGASLAIQFACQRKRLRAAVAYYGKVTAPDQLTNMMSPLLYHQAEQDTWATQQDVDLLRAAAGQGKRIEIKTYAGTTHAFCDETRQGGYNADATAQAWDATVAFLKTSFQGA
- a CDS encoding Gfo/Idh/MocA family oxidoreductase; this translates as MSPDVRSPLGIGLIGLGHHGTRYAKHLVQDLPDTRLVAVCRRRTGVGSGLAVAPAVPCYADYHDLIADPLVEAVVVVTPPALNREICVAVARAKKALLVEKPLATTADDARVIAQAARACGQVMMTAQTLRFDAAVQTLRQRQAQVGLPQYLSLASRMEPHGMSEEARGFGGRGCLLETGIHLLDLVRLLTGENIHTVSCEMDVVPPDGAERRVLGRLTTERGLRCLLDVSRVTSGRVGRIELVGAEGQLSADWCGQRVTQVSSRHGAGDWPTRMEPTVLSTLQAFVRAIRDGLPPPVSIEDGKRAVEIAEACYASARQGGQAVRVDYR